In one Lolium rigidum isolate FL_2022 chromosome 3, APGP_CSIRO_Lrig_0.1, whole genome shotgun sequence genomic region, the following are encoded:
- the LOC124704106 gene encoding tubulin alpha-3 chain, producing MRECISIHIGQAGIQVGNACWELYCLEHGIQPDGQMPGDKTVGGGDDAFNTFFSETGAGKHVPRAVFVDLEPTVIDEVRTGTYRQLFHPEQLISGKEDAANNFARGHYTIGKEIVDLCLDRIRKLADNCTGLQGFLVFNAVGGGTGSGLGSLLLERLSVDYGKKSKLGFTVYPSPQVSTSVVEPYNSVLSTHSLLEHTDVAVLLDNEAIYDICRRSLDIERPTYTNLNRLVSQVISSLTASLRFDGALNVDVNEFQTNLVPYPRIHFMLSSYAPVISAEKAYHEQLSVAEITNSAFEPSSMMAKCDPRHGKYMACCLMYRGDVVPKDVNAAVATIKTKRTIQFVDWCPTGFKCGINYQPPSVVPGGDLAKVQRAVCMISNSTSVVEVFSRIDHKFDLMYAKRAFVHWYVGEGMEEGEFSEAREDLAALEKDYEEVGAEFDEGEDGDEGDEY from the exons ATGAGGGAGTGCATCTCGATCCACATCGGCCAGGCCGGTATCCAGGTCGGCAACGCCTGCTGGGAGCTCTACTGCCTCGAGCACGGCATCCAG CCTGATGGACAGATGCCCGGTGACAAGACTGTTGGGGGAGGTGATGATGCTTTCAACACCTTCTTCAGCGAGACTGGTGCTGGGAAGCACGTTCCCCGTGCTGTATTTGTTGACCTCGAGCCCACTGTCATTGACGAGGTGAGGACTGGTACTTACCGCCAGCTCTTCCACCCTGAGCAGCTCATTAGTGGCAAGGAGGATGCAGCCAACAACTTTGCCCGCGGTCACTACACCA TTGGCAAGGAGATTGTTGATCTCTGCCTTGACCGCATCAGGAAGCTTGCAGACAACTGCACTGGACTACAGGGCTTCCTAGTCTTCAACGCTGTTGGAGGTGGAACTGGCTCTGGCCTTGGTTCTCTTCTCCTTGAGCGTCTCTCTGTTGACTACGGAAAGAAGTCCAAGCTTGGGTTCACTGTGTACCCATCTCCCCAGGTCTCCACCTCTGTTGTTGAGCCATACAACAGTGTGCTGTCCACCCACTCTCTTCTAGAGCACACTGATGTGGCTGTCCTTCTCGACAATGAGGCTATCTATGATATATGCCGCCGCTCCCTGGACATTGAACGTCCCacttacaccaacctcaacaggcTTGTGTCTCAG GTTATCTCATCACTGACTGCTTCCCTGAGGTTTGATGGTGCTCTCAATGTTGATGTAAATGAGTTCCAGACCAACCTGGTGCCCTACCCAAGGATCCACTTCATGCTTTCCTCCTACGCCCCAGTGATCTCAGCTGAGAAGGCTTACCATGAGCAGCTCTCTGTTGCTGAGATCACCAACAGTGCGTTTGAGCCTTCCTCCATGATGGCCAAGTGTGACCCCCGCCATGGCAAGTACATGGCCTGCTGCCTGATGTACCGTGGTGATGTTGTGCCCAAGGATGTGAACGCTGCTGTGGCAACCATCAAGACCAAGCGCACTATCCAGTTTGTGGACTGGTGCCCCACTGGCTTCAAGTGTGGTATCAACTACCAGCCACCCAGCGTTGTCCCAGGTGGTGACCTTGCCAAGGTCCAGAGGGCTGTGTGCATGATCTCCAACTCCACCAGTGTTGTGGAGGTCTTCTCCCGCATTGACCACAAGTTCGACCTGATGTACGCCAAGCGTGCCTTCGTCCACTGGTATGTGGGTGAGGGTATGGAGGAGGGAGAGTTCTCCGAGGCCCGTGAGGATCTTGCTGCCCTGGAGAAGGACTATGAGGAAGTTGGTGCTGAGTTCGACGAGGGTGAGGATGGTGATGAGGGCGATGAGTACTAG
- the LOC124704107 gene encoding inositol-tetrakisphosphate 1-kinase 3 isoform X2, with the protein MLKPLLNFSLPDMFSEYRETHPEVTVLDPPGAIEHLLNRQSMLQEVSKLDLADCHGKVGVPKQLFVNTDPSSIPAAVLRAGLSLPLVAKPLVAKSHELSLAYDQSSLTKLEPPLVLQEFVNHGGVLFKVYIVGDAIRVVRRFSLPNVDAGDLSNNAGVFRFPRVSCAAATAEDADLDPHVAELPPRPLLEILARELRRRLGLRLFNIDMIREHGTRDRFYVIDMNYFPGYGKMPGYEHVFTDFLLSLDQKEYKRRLGYTSGEG; encoded by the exons ATGTTAAAACCACTGTTGAACTTCTCTTTGCCAGACATGTTCAGT GAATATAGGGAGACACACCCAGAAGTTACTGTTCTTGATCCACCAGGTGCCATAGAGCATTTGCTCAATCGTCAATCTATGCTTCAAGAAGTTTCTAAACTGGACCTCGCAGACTGTCATG GTAAAGTTGGTGTTCCCAAGCAGCTATTTGTTAACACAGACCCATCATCAATACCAGCTGCGGTGCTGAGAGCTGGGCTATCTCTTCCATTAG TGGCGAAACCTCTGGTGGCGAAGTCTCATGAATTATCTCTTGCCTATGACCAAAGTTCCTTGACGAAGCTGGAACCCCCATTGGTTCTTCAGGAATTTGTTAACCATG GTGGTGTCCTATTTAAGGTCTACATTGTTGGCGATGCAATTAGGGTTGTGCGTAGGTTTTCACTGCCTAACGTTGATGCTGGTGATCTCTCAAATAATGCTGGTGTGTTCCGGTTTCCGAGGGTCTCTTGTGCTGCAGCCACTGCGGAGGATGCAGATCTCGACCCTCATGTTGCTG AACTTCCTCCAAGACCACTGCTTGAGATATTGGCAAGAGAGCTACGCCGGCGACTG GGtcttagattgttcaacatcgatATGATAAGAGAGCATGGGACAAGAGATCGGTTTTATGTTATAGATATGAACTATTTTCCTG GGTATGGTAAAATGCCTGGGTATGAGCATGTTTTCACCGACTTTCTACTGAGTTTAGATCAGAAGGAGTACAAGCGACGACTAGGGTATACATCTGGCGAGGGGTGA
- the LOC124704107 gene encoding inositol-tetrakisphosphate 1-kinase 3 isoform X1, with translation MVSGGCVGAEGNAEPEAMVSEEAVTSAPAPARELVVGYALTSKKAKSFLQPKLRGLARKKGIQFVAIDQKLPLSDQGPFDIVLHKLTGKEWQRRLEEYRETHPEVTVLDPPGAIEHLLNRQSMLQEVSKLDLADCHGKVGVPKQLFVNTDPSSIPAAVLRAGLSLPLVAKPLVAKSHELSLAYDQSSLTKLEPPLVLQEFVNHGGVLFKVYIVGDAIRVVRRFSLPNVDAGDLSNNAGVFRFPRVSCAAATAEDADLDPHVAELPPRPLLEILARELRRRLGLRLFNIDMIREHGTRDRFYVIDMNYFPGYGKMPGYEHVFTDFLLSLDQKEYKRRLGYTSGEG, from the exons aTGGTGTCCGGCGGGTGCGTGGGGGCGGAAGGGAACGCGGAGCCGGAGGCCATGGTGTCGGAGGAGGCGGTCACgtcggcgcccgcgcccgccaggGAGCTCGTGGTGGGGTACGCGCTCACGTCTAAGAAGGCCAAGAGCTTCCTCCAGCCCAAGCTGCGGGGACTCGCCAG GAAGAAAGGCATTCAGTTTGTTGCAATTGATCAAAAGCTCCCACTGTCAGACCAAGGCCCTTTTGATATTGTTCTGCATAAG TTGACTGGAAAGGAGTGGCAACGGCGGTTGGAG GAATATAGGGAGACACACCCAGAAGTTACTGTTCTTGATCCACCAGGTGCCATAGAGCATTTGCTCAATCGTCAATCTATGCTTCAAGAAGTTTCTAAACTGGACCTCGCAGACTGTCATG GTAAAGTTGGTGTTCCCAAGCAGCTATTTGTTAACACAGACCCATCATCAATACCAGCTGCGGTGCTGAGAGCTGGGCTATCTCTTCCATTAG TGGCGAAACCTCTGGTGGCGAAGTCTCATGAATTATCTCTTGCCTATGACCAAAGTTCCTTGACGAAGCTGGAACCCCCATTGGTTCTTCAGGAATTTGTTAACCATG GTGGTGTCCTATTTAAGGTCTACATTGTTGGCGATGCAATTAGGGTTGTGCGTAGGTTTTCACTGCCTAACGTTGATGCTGGTGATCTCTCAAATAATGCTGGTGTGTTCCGGTTTCCGAGGGTCTCTTGTGCTGCAGCCACTGCGGAGGATGCAGATCTCGACCCTCATGTTGCTG AACTTCCTCCAAGACCACTGCTTGAGATATTGGCAAGAGAGCTACGCCGGCGACTG GGtcttagattgttcaacatcgatATGATAAGAGAGCATGGGACAAGAGATCGGTTTTATGTTATAGATATGAACTATTTTCCTG GGTATGGTAAAATGCCTGGGTATGAGCATGTTTTCACCGACTTTCTACTGAGTTTAGATCAGAAGGAGTACAAGCGACGACTAGGGTATACATCTGGCGAGGGGTGA